Proteins encoded by one window of Halobacteriovorax sp. GB3:
- a CDS encoding OmpH family outer membrane protein — MKTISTLILALAFSVPSLALTVGKVNAQKVLTTINEGKRVGEKLKKKVEEKQKILKKEEDKFKKMQEDFQKQTLVMNDKAKAKKQAELQQAYMKLQQTMGSFQNEIRDMEAKLQAPIVEKIKKVVEKVSKDSGVDITVESRTSPILFAKKEKDLTEDVIKAYNKEHK; from the coding sequence ATGAAAACAATTTCAACTTTAATTTTAGCCCTGGCATTTTCAGTTCCATCATTGGCCCTAACTGTTGGAAAAGTAAATGCACAAAAAGTTCTTACAACAATCAATGAAGGTAAGAGAGTTGGTGAGAAGTTAAAGAAAAAAGTAGAAGAGAAGCAAAAGATTCTTAAGAAAGAAGAAGATAAATTCAAAAAAATGCAAGAGGACTTTCAAAAGCAAACTCTTGTTATGAATGATAAAGCGAAAGCTAAAAAGCAAGCTGAGCTTCAACAAGCTTATATGAAGCTTCAACAGACTATGGGAAGTTTTCAAAATGAAATTAGAGATATGGAAGCTAAGCTTCAGGCTCCAATCGTAGAGAAAATTAAAAAAGTTGTAGAAAAAGTTTCTAAGGATAGTGGTGTTGATATCACTGTTGAATCAAGAACATCTCCAATTCTTTTTGCAAAAAAAGAAAAAGATCTAACAGAAGATGTTATTAAAGCTTACAACAAAGAACATAAGTAG
- the lpxA gene encoding acyl-ACP--UDP-N-acetylglucosamine O-acyltransferase — protein MTLKIHETAIVDKNAKLGENIEIGAYSVIGPNVVIGNNNKIHSHVVIEGHTEIGQNNEFFQFCSIGAAPQDLSYKGEPTRTIIGSNNVFREYVSIHRGTLKDKEVTTIGNNCLMMAKAHVGHDAIIGDNVILVNSVNVAGHVKIGDKVIIGGGSNISQFVTLGRGAYIGGASAIDRDIPFFCTAYGNRVKLKGINIIGLRRQGYDKPVISEFVDFYRTMESSALSPRAFVDHDELMEEYKDNTLVEELRVFIRESEIGLAPFVK, from the coding sequence ATGACGTTAAAAATTCATGAAACAGCAATCGTCGACAAGAATGCTAAGCTCGGTGAGAACATCGAAATTGGTGCCTATTCAGTAATTGGGCCAAATGTTGTGATTGGAAATAATAATAAAATTCACTCTCACGTTGTGATTGAAGGGCATACTGAAATTGGACAAAATAATGAATTCTTTCAGTTTTGTTCTATCGGAGCAGCGCCTCAGGACTTAAGTTATAAAGGTGAGCCAACGAGAACAATTATTGGTTCAAATAATGTTTTTAGAGAGTATGTTTCAATTCACAGAGGAACTCTTAAAGATAAAGAGGTTACGACGATTGGAAATAACTGTCTGATGATGGCAAAGGCCCACGTTGGTCACGACGCGATCATTGGCGACAATGTTATTCTTGTAAACTCTGTTAACGTTGCAGGCCATGTTAAGATTGGTGACAAAGTTATCATTGGTGGTGGTTCAAATATTTCACAATTCGTAACACTTGGTCGTGGCGCTTATATTGGTGGTGCTTCTGCTATTGATCGCGATATTCCATTTTTCTGTACTGCCTATGGAAATAGAGTAAAGCTAAAAGGAATCAACATTATTGGTCTTAGAAGACAAGGTTATGATAAGCCAGTTATTTCTGAGTTCGTTGATTTCTATCGTACAATGGAATCTTCAGCACTCTCTCCAAGAGCATTCGTTGATCATGATGAATTAATGGAAGAGTACAAAGATAACACACTCGTTGAAGAACTTAGAGTATTCATTAGAGAGAGTGAGATTGGACTAGCTCCATTTGTTAAGTAA
- a CDS encoding 3-hydroxyacyl-ACP dehydratase FabZ family protein, with the protein MEMNKEAVMKFLPHREPFLFVDAIEKVEHNKELVAGELLSQKEVVGSKVTAIYRTKEDHPIFAGHFPGKPIFPGVCQVEMMAQSSSFCLKDCVESGKDVEMDVALVSVSAAKFRKPIFPGMDLVIETECTKSRGPMLENICKVFHNGELMSEATVMASVRL; encoded by the coding sequence ATGGAAATGAATAAAGAAGCAGTAATGAAATTTCTTCCACACAGAGAGCCTTTTCTCTTCGTGGATGCTATTGAAAAAGTTGAACACAATAAAGAATTAGTAGCAGGAGAACTTCTCTCTCAAAAAGAAGTTGTTGGATCGAAAGTAACAGCAATTTACAGAACGAAAGAAGATCATCCTATTTTTGCAGGGCACTTTCCTGGTAAGCCAATCTTTCCTGGTGTCTGTCAGGTCGAGATGATGGCGCAAAGCTCTAGTTTTTGTTTAAAAGATTGTGTTGAAAGTGGAAAAGATGTTGAGATGGATGTTGCTCTTGTAAGTGTGAGTGCTGCAAAATTCAGAAAACCAATTTTTCCTGGAATGGACCTTGTCATTGAAACAGAATGTACAAAGTCTAGAGGACCAATGTTAGAAAATATCTGTAAGGTTTTTCACAATGGCGAACTTATGAGTGAAGCAACTGTGATGGCCTCTGTACGACTATAA
- a CDS encoding UDP-3-O-(3-hydroxymyristoyl)glucosamine N-acyltransferase, with protein MKLADLKILDPSLAPLDENTEIEIQGLTTFDFPKAQSAAFIKDNKFLRKVRSKIESNDWSESFLILEAKFLDRIDGEDLEFLKSNFKALLKVDSVALCMSFISRPFYDELYLELNDMVDGRQMGTASVHPTSWIAQGAHIGEGVIIGEGVKVHSGARIMSFAKIDAGSEIFPNVTIYPYVEIGKNCRIHSGTVIGADGFGYNFDKGIHHKVWHMGSVKIDDDVEIGANSCVDQGTFSPTLIGRGTKIDNHVQIGHNVVLGMGVILCGHVAIGGSAKVGDFCVFGGKAALGDGFTLGKACQVAGAGMVNCDWPDGSVVGGHPARPVKEWMKGIAYLRKMSLQ; from the coding sequence ATGAAATTAGCTGACTTAAAAATACTAGACCCAAGCTTAGCTCCTTTAGATGAAAATACAGAAATAGAGATTCAAGGTTTAACAACTTTTGATTTTCCTAAGGCACAGAGTGCAGCTTTTATTAAAGATAATAAGTTTCTAAGAAAGGTGCGATCAAAAATTGAATCAAATGATTGGTCTGAGTCTTTTCTTATTTTAGAAGCAAAGTTTTTGGATCGTATTGATGGCGAAGACTTAGAATTCTTAAAGTCTAATTTTAAAGCTCTTTTAAAAGTTGATTCAGTTGCTCTTTGTATGTCTTTTATTTCAAGGCCATTCTATGATGAACTCTATTTAGAGCTTAATGACATGGTTGATGGAAGACAAATGGGAACAGCATCGGTTCATCCTACTTCATGGATTGCTCAAGGCGCGCACATTGGAGAGGGTGTAATAATTGGTGAAGGTGTTAAAGTCCACTCTGGTGCAAGAATTATGTCATTTGCAAAAATCGACGCGGGCAGTGAGATTTTTCCAAATGTTACCATCTATCCTTATGTTGAAATTGGAAAGAATTGTAGAATTCACTCTGGAACTGTTATTGGTGCTGATGGGTTTGGTTATAACTTTGATAAAGGAATCCACCATAAAGTATGGCATATGGGTTCTGTTAAAATAGATGATGATGTCGAAATTGGAGCAAACTCTTGTGTTGATCAGGGGACCTTTTCTCCAACTTTAATTGGTAGAGGGACTAAGATTGATAACCATGTTCAGATTGGACACAACGTTGTTCTAGGAATGGGGGTTATTCTTTGTGGTCATGTTGCAATTGGTGGAAGCGCTAAAGTTGGTGACTTTTGCGTTTTCGGTGGAAAAGCTGCCCTTGGTGATGGGTTTACTTTAGGGAAAGCTTGTCAGGTTGCAGGTGCCGGAATGGTTAATTGTGATTGGCCAGATGGTTCTGTTGTCGGTGGTCATCCTGCTCGTCCAGTTAAGGAGTGGATGAAAGGGATTGCTTACTTAAGAAAAATGTCACTTCAATAA